The following coding sequences are from one Archocentrus centrarchus isolate MPI-CPG fArcCen1 chromosome 4, fArcCen1, whole genome shotgun sequence window:
- the tgfbr3 gene encoding transforming growth factor beta receptor type 3, translating to MATRSRVPLMLLAICCLASAGPLFRSPCELLPVGTGHPVQAVLKSFTILSGCASRGTSSLPQEVHIINLKGHEITDNTPAKVELHLKPIHAILHHQKPLVFVLNSPKPLIWNVRAENLALRIKHTFHVSLGSEVHFKPENFSLFTRIQQETFPNGNEHLLNWAQKKYKAVTSFSELRMTQNIYIKVGEDPLFSDTCKIDSKFLSLNYLGSYEEPQTSKGCVLSVPSKDREVHIIELQAPNSSSAFQVDVIVDLRPLKEDTLVFRDVVLLLKCAKSVNWVVKVHNVTGSLHVVASDTVSVSPQISAVKSPKQRLPSGPQALIQWAQEHGHGPVTSYTSTPVANHFNIRLREPDVVDPLESKLPPELAILRQPSLPFPFPPLTEGLPYPPLYHPSRDFEEPEEHRDVLNVGLSVRCEDKRMVVSIDKESLQANGFTNASLTLQDPQCKATVNATHYTLETPLTGCQTAIFPMQSSQMALHINSVIVSHAETKDGGPMGYRDLDVFTREPAELDRILPVHGPVHGPVHGPVHGPVHGPEPSFIEFNCTYRKKQEGSETPPGIVPGPARQPVTNMTFTMELYETLPFNKPARQSFFTVSQSQRVFVEVTSTAADPELGFTIISCFISPDSNPSVPSDYTLIETVCPKDVSVTYHPQREFPVLPAKKDNKIFSFTFNSSFKVSLLFLHCGMSLCSKTPQKNRNLPPCLSPTANCDSVSGDNIMAMMINQKVSTQPLVVVDGPAQPGTPDATFENPENRPPDGVMYVIDTPVVVGIAFAAFVIGALLTGALWFIYAHTGETAGAQPVQKSQPVSESSSTGHSIGSMQSTPCSSSSTA from the exons GTTGAGTTGCACCTGAAGCCCATCCACGCCATACTGCACCACCAGAAGCCCCTGGTCTTCGTGCTCAACTCCCCCAAACCGCTGATCTGGAATGTCAGAGCGGAGAACCTGGCTCTGCGCATCAAGCATACCTTTCAT GTATCTTTGGGCTCAGAGGTCCACTTTAAGCCAGAAAACTTCTCCCTCTTCACCCGGATACAGCAGGAGACCTTTCCCAACGGCAATGAGCACCTCCTCAACTGGGCCCAGAAGAAGTACAAGGCAGTCACCTCTTTCTCTGAGCTCAGGATGACTCAAAACATCTACATCAAAGTCGGAGAAG ATCCACTGTTTTCTGACACCTGCAAGATCGATTCCAAGTTCCTGTCTTTGAACTACCTGGGCAGCTACGAGGAGCCGCAGACATCAAAAGGTTGCGTCCTCTCGGTGCCCAGTAAAGACCGAGAAGTCCACATCATTGAGCTGCAAGCGCCGAACTCCAGCAG TGCTTTCCAGGTGGATGTCATTGTGGATTTGCGGCCGCTGAAGGAAGATACTCTGGTATTTCGTGACGTTGTCTTGCTGCTCAAGTGTGCGAAGTCTGTGAACTGGGTCGTCAAAGTGCACAATGTGACCGGCAGTCTGCACGTTGTG GCCTCTGATACAGTGAGTGTGAGCCCGCAGATATCAGCGGTCAAATCCCCGAAGCAGCGCCTGCCATCAGGGCCACAGGCCTTAATCCAGTGGGCACAGGAGCATGGCCACGGTCCAGTCACATCCTACACCAGCACTCCTGTGGCAAACCACTTCAATATCCGGCTGAGAGAGCCAG ATGTGGTGGATCCTTTGGAGAGCAAATTACCCCCTGAGCTTGCCATCCTGCGACAGCCCAGTCTGCCTTTTCCGTTCCCTCCGCTGACCGAGGGCCTGCCCTACCCGCCGCTTTATCACCCGTCCCGGGACTTTGAAGAGCCCGAGGAGCATCGGGACGTTCTGAATGTTGGCCTCAGCGTGCGCTGCGAAGACAAGAGGATGGTGGTCAGCATCGACAAAGAGAGCCTGCAG GCAAACGGGTTCACAAATGCCAGCCTCACACTTCAAGACCCACAATGCAAAGCAACAGTCAATGCCACCCACTACACCCTGGAGACTCCTCTGACTGGCTGTCAGACCGCCATATTTCCCATGCAGAGCAGCCAAATGGCCCTCCACATCAATTCT GTCATTGTAAGTCATGCTGAGACTAAAGATGGCGGCCCGATGGGTTATCGGGACCTGGATGTGTTCACGAGGGAGCCGGCGGAATTAGACAGGATACTTCCGGTGCACGGTCCAGTGCACGGTCCAGTGCACGGTCCAGTGCACGGTCCGGTGCACGGTCCGGAGCCGTCCTTCATAGAG TTCAACTGCACATACAGAAAGAAACAGGAAGGCTCAGAAACGCCTCCCGGGATTGTGCCGGGACCGGCGAGGCAGCCGGTCACCAACATGACGTTTACCATGGAGCTGTACGAAACGCTGCCTTTCAACAAACCGGCACGGCAGTCCTTCTTCACCGTTTCACAAAGTCAGCGAGTGTTTGTGGAG gttacATCGACTGCAGCAGATCCAGAGTTGGGGTTCACCATCATATCGTGCTTCATTTCTCCCGACTCCAATCCCAGCGTGCCCTCGGACTACACGCTCATCGAGACAGTTTGCCCCAAAGATGTCTCTGTCACGTACCATCCTCAGAGGGAATTCCCCGTCCTGCCTGCAAAGAAGGATAACAAGATCTTCAGCTTCACCTTTAACTCCTCCTTCAAAGTGTCCCTTCTTTTCCTGCACTGTGGGATGTCTCTGTGCTCCAAGACACCTCAGAAGAACCGAAATCTGCCGCCG TGTTTATCGCCCACTGCAAACTGTGATTCTGTTTCTGGCGACAACATCATGGCCATGATGATAAACCAAAAGGTGTCGACTCAGCcgctggtggtggtggatggTCCGGCTCAGCCAGGCACACCAG ATGCTACATTTGAAAATCCAGAAAATCGTCCTCCTGATG GAGTGATGTATGTGATCGACACTCCTGTGGTGGTGGGGATCGCCTTCGCAGCCTTTGTGATCGGGGCTCTTTTGACCGGAGCTCTGTGGTTCATCTACGCACACACAG GTGAGACAGCTGGCGCACAGCCGGTGCAGAAGTCCCAGCCGGTCTCGGAGAGCAGCAGTACGGGCCACAGTATCGGCAGCATGCAAAGCACGCCGTGTTCCAGCAGCAGCACCGCGTAG